In one Streptomyces sp. NBC_01288 genomic region, the following are encoded:
- a CDS encoding DUF3500 domain-containing protein, translating to MALAAATTLLGGAMYANANAASVTPDPSTSASPTTPGSASPTTPGSTSPTSPGSTSPSTPASASAPEPTGTAGTGSSVSDVVDAANAFLKTLDDDQQADVLLDFTQANAVAWSNEACGADCRVGIELSTLSDTQLAAAQAVVEAATGTGTDTGYDQISQILAADDVLGETDSSYGSGNYYLAFLGTPSTTGTWQLHFGGDQLAVNLTYKDGEVVGTTPYFVGVEPATWTDDDTTYAPLSGMHDGMESMLEGLSDDELSEAKLSDSTTDVVLGPDEDGDFPDTKEGLAVSELTDDQQQSVLDAITPWVEAADDTTAASTLSTYKSELDDTYISYSGSTALDTAGDYVRIDGPGVWIEFSVKDGVVDTSQLNYSSVYRDHDTDYGGEFSFS from the coding sequence ATGGCCTTAGCGGCGGCGACGACCCTCCTCGGCGGCGCGATGTACGCCAACGCGAACGCCGCGTCCGTCACCCCCGACCCGTCCACCAGCGCGTCCCCGACCACCCCCGGATCCGCGTCCCCGACCACTCCCGGATCGACGTCCCCGACGAGCCCCGGATCCACCTCCCCGTCCACGCCGGCCTCCGCGTCCGCCCCCGAACCCACGGGCACGGCCGGCACGGGCTCGTCCGTCTCGGACGTGGTCGACGCCGCCAACGCGTTCCTGAAGACCCTGGACGACGACCAACAGGCCGACGTACTCCTCGACTTCACGCAGGCGAACGCCGTCGCCTGGTCGAACGAGGCGTGCGGTGCGGACTGCCGGGTCGGCATCGAGCTGAGCACGCTCAGCGACACCCAACTCGCCGCCGCCCAGGCGGTGGTCGAGGCGGCCACGGGTACCGGGACCGACACCGGCTACGACCAGATCAGCCAGATCCTGGCGGCCGACGACGTCCTCGGCGAGACCGACAGCAGCTACGGCAGCGGCAACTACTACCTCGCCTTCCTGGGCACCCCGAGCACGACCGGCACCTGGCAACTGCACTTCGGCGGCGACCAGTTGGCCGTCAACCTCACCTACAAGGACGGGGAGGTCGTGGGCACCACCCCGTACTTCGTCGGGGTGGAACCCGCGACCTGGACCGACGACGACACCACCTACGCACCCCTGTCCGGGATGCACGACGGCATGGAGTCGATGCTCGAAGGCCTGAGCGACGACGAGCTGTCGGAGGCGAAGCTCTCCGACTCCACCACCGACGTGGTGCTCGGCCCGGACGAGGACGGCGACTTCCCCGACACCAAGGAGGGCCTCGCGGTCAGCGAACTGACCGACGACCAGCAGCAGTCGGTGCTCGACGCCATCACGCCGTGGGTCGAGGCCGCGGACGACACGACCGCCGCGTCCACCCTGAGCACCTACAAGTCCGAGCTCGACGACACCTACATCTCGTACTCCGGCAGCACCGCACTGGACACCGCGGGCGACTACGTCCGCATCGACGGACCCGGCGTCTGGATCGAGTTCTCGGTCAAGGACGGCGTGGTCGACACCAGTCAGCTCAACTACAGCTCCGTGTACCGCGATCACGACACCGATTACGGAGGAGAGTTCTCGTTCTCCTAG
- a CDS encoding Lrp/AsnC family transcriptional regulator, with product MLEMESDTFDRLDLHLLTALELNGRASFSRLGTVLGVSDQTIARRFRRLTAEAGLRVVAIRDAERLGQDQWMLRLRSAPDNALNIADALAKRPDTAWIGLASGGTEIVCLTRPRSPGDHDDLLLGKLPRTPSVLDIRAHQLLHRFYGGPTGWLRRFKVLADDQIAALLPEPAPAPGPARIEPEDEALIAVLERDGRAGYPELQRATGRSESAVKRRLASLIGSGAVYIDVEYDSEVFGYARAAVLWITATPAALHSVGEALATHDEVAYASATAGPSNIVVTAVVKDTAGLYDYLSGPLGQLDGIRHVEASPFLRRVKQLTYRTLPLNSPSLKVSSR from the coding sequence ATGCTGGAGATGGAATCCGACACCTTCGACCGTCTCGACCTGCACCTGCTGACCGCCCTGGAGCTCAACGGCCGGGCCTCCTTCAGCCGCCTCGGCACCGTCCTCGGCGTCTCCGACCAGACCATCGCCCGCCGCTTCCGCAGACTCACCGCCGAGGCCGGCCTGCGGGTCGTCGCGATCCGGGACGCCGAACGCCTGGGCCAGGACCAGTGGATGCTCCGTCTGCGCAGCGCCCCCGACAACGCCCTCAACATCGCCGACGCCCTCGCCAAGCGCCCCGACACCGCCTGGATCGGCCTCGCCTCGGGCGGCACCGAGATCGTCTGCCTGACCCGCCCCCGCAGCCCCGGCGACCACGACGACCTCCTGCTCGGCAAACTCCCGCGCACCCCCAGCGTCCTGGACATCCGCGCCCACCAACTCCTCCACCGCTTCTACGGCGGCCCCACGGGCTGGCTGCGCCGCTTCAAGGTGCTCGCCGACGACCAGATCGCCGCCCTGCTCCCCGAACCGGCGCCCGCACCGGGCCCCGCCCGCATCGAGCCCGAGGACGAGGCCCTGATCGCCGTCCTCGAACGCGACGGCCGCGCCGGCTACCCCGAACTCCAGCGCGCCACCGGCCGCTCCGAGTCCGCCGTCAAACGCCGGCTCGCCTCGCTGATCGGCTCGGGGGCGGTGTACATCGACGTCGAATACGACTCGGAGGTGTTCGGGTACGCGCGTGCGGCGGTTCTGTGGATCACGGCGACCCCGGCCGCGCTGCACTCGGTCGGCGAGGCGCTGGCCACCCACGACGAGGTCGCCTACGCCTCCGCGACGGCCGGCCCGTCCAACATCGTCGTGACCGCGGTCGTGAAGGACACGGCGGGACTGTACGACTACCTCAGTGGGCCTCTGGGACAGCTCGACGGGATCCGGCATGTGGAGGCGAGCCCGTTCCTGCGCAGGGTCAAACAGCTGACGTATCGGACGCTCCCCCTCAACTCGCCCTCCCTCAAAGTAAGTTCAAGATAA
- a CDS encoding bile acid:sodium symporter family protein — MPVDPYILLILGTVGLAALLPARGTGADVASGASTAAIAFLFFLYGARLSTREALDGLKHWRLHTTVLACTFVVFPLLGLAARGLVPVILTQPLYQGLLFLTLVPSTVQSSIAFTSIARGNVPAAICAGSFSSLAGIVVTPLLAAALLGSNAGGFSADSLLKIVLQLLVPFLAGQLLRRWIGGFITRHKKILGYVDRGSILLVVYTAFSEGMVQGIWHQVSAVRLAGLLAVEAVVLAVMLALTWYGGKALRFDREDRIAIQFAGSKKSLAAGLPMASVLFGAHASLAVLPLMLFHQMQLMVCAVIAKRRARDPLPEVTGSAAPTAGSRTAVGTATRSG, encoded by the coding sequence ATGCCGGTCGACCCCTACATCCTGCTGATCCTCGGGACGGTGGGCCTCGCCGCACTCCTCCCCGCGAGAGGCACCGGCGCCGACGTCGCCTCGGGCGCCTCCACGGCCGCGATCGCCTTCCTCTTCTTCCTCTACGGCGCCCGGCTGTCGACGCGTGAGGCACTGGACGGGCTCAAGCACTGGCGGCTGCACACCACGGTCCTGGCCTGCACCTTCGTCGTCTTCCCGCTGCTCGGCCTGGCCGCCCGCGGTCTCGTCCCGGTGATCCTGACCCAACCCCTCTACCAAGGGCTGCTGTTCCTCACCCTCGTCCCGTCGACCGTCCAGTCGTCGATCGCGTTCACCTCGATCGCGCGCGGCAACGTACCCGCCGCGATCTGCGCGGGCTCTTTCTCCTCACTCGCCGGCATCGTCGTCACCCCGCTGCTCGCGGCGGCGCTGCTCGGAAGCAACGCCGGTGGTTTCTCCGCCGATTCACTTCTCAAGATCGTGCTGCAACTCCTGGTGCCGTTCCTGGCGGGCCAGTTGCTGCGGCGCTGGATCGGCGGGTTCATCACCCGGCACAAGAAGATCCTCGGCTACGTCGACCGCGGCTCGATCCTCCTCGTCGTCTACACGGCGTTCAGCGAGGGCATGGTCCAGGGCATCTGGCACCAGGTCAGCGCGGTCCGCCTCGCCGGACTGCTCGCCGTCGAGGCCGTCGTGCTCGCCGTGATGCTCGCCCTGACCTGGTACGGCGGCAAGGCGCTGCGCTTCGACCGGGAGGACCGGATCGCCATCCAGTTCGCCGGCTCGAAGAAGTCCCTCGCCGCCGGACTGCCCATGGCCAGCGTCCTGTTCGGCGCCCACGCCTCGCTGGCCGTGCTGCCGCTGATGCTCTTCCACCAGATGCAGCTGATGGTGTGCGCGGTCATCGCCAAACGCCGCGCCCGCGATCCGCTGCCCGAGGTCACCGGGTCGGCGGCCCCAACCGCAGGGTCACGAACCGCGGTCGGTACAGCGACACGTTCCGGCTGA
- a CDS encoding AMP-dependent synthetase/ligase, with protein MREYNNPPLALAPPVGGLADAVFERAQNDPLHVSLGRKDEQDEWRDVTAAEFRDEVLALAKGLLAQGIRFGDRVAIMSRTRYEWTLFDFALWTIGAQVVPIYPTSSAEQCFWMLHDAQVSAAMVEHEDHAMTIATVIDRLPTLHQLWQLDTGAVQALYDAGAHIEDEVVHRHRQAVTPDSTATIIYTSGTTGRPKGCVISHGNFMYEADTVIDTWESVFHSKRGEEVATLLFLPLAHVFGRMVEVAAIRGGVRFGHQPQLNAAALLPDLVAFKPTFILAVPYIFEKVFNAARRKAEKDGKAGPFEKAVEIAVKYADAIEAKAWGIGPGPSAGLRMQHQLFDKLVYSKVRAAMGGRIRNAMSGGSAMDRRLGLFFAGAGVQIYEGYGLTESTAAATANPPDRTRYGTVGQAIPGVTVHIADDGEIWLNGPNVFQGYLNNQKATDETLHDGWLATGDLGSLDEDGYLTITGRKKEILVTSGGKSVAPGLLEERVRDHPLVSQCIVVGNDRPYIAALVTLDHEAVEHWLTMRGKPQMTPAQLVRDADLETEVRRAVVAANTLVSQAESIRTFRILAQPFTEEHGLLTPSLKLKRKAIENTYANEVEALYRA; from the coding sequence TTGCGCGAGTACAACAACCCTCCGTTGGCGTTGGCACCGCCGGTGGGCGGTCTGGCCGACGCCGTCTTCGAGCGTGCCCAGAACGACCCCCTCCATGTCTCCCTCGGCCGCAAGGACGAGCAGGACGAGTGGCGGGACGTGACCGCCGCCGAGTTCCGCGACGAGGTCCTCGCCCTCGCCAAGGGCCTGCTCGCCCAGGGCATCCGCTTCGGCGACCGGGTCGCGATCATGTCCCGCACCCGCTACGAGTGGACGCTGTTCGACTTCGCGCTGTGGACGATCGGCGCCCAGGTGGTGCCGATCTACCCCACGTCGTCGGCCGAGCAGTGCTTCTGGATGCTGCACGACGCGCAGGTCTCGGCGGCGATGGTCGAGCACGAGGACCACGCGATGACCATCGCCACCGTCATCGACCGGCTCCCCACGCTGCACCAGCTGTGGCAGCTCGACACGGGCGCCGTGCAGGCGCTGTACGACGCCGGCGCGCACATCGAGGACGAGGTGGTGCACCGGCACCGCCAGGCCGTCACCCCGGACTCGACCGCGACGATCATCTACACCTCGGGCACCACGGGCAGACCCAAGGGCTGTGTCATCTCGCACGGCAACTTCATGTACGAGGCGGACACGGTCATCGACACCTGGGAGTCCGTCTTCCACTCGAAGCGGGGCGAGGAGGTGGCGACCCTGCTGTTCCTGCCGCTCGCGCACGTCTTCGGGCGGATGGTGGAGGTCGCGGCGATCCGCGGCGGGGTCCGTTTCGGCCACCAGCCGCAGCTGAACGCGGCCGCCCTGCTGCCCGACCTGGTCGCGTTCAAGCCGACGTTCATCCTCGCCGTGCCGTACATCTTCGAGAAGGTCTTCAACGCGGCCCGCCGCAAGGCGGAGAAGGACGGCAAGGCCGGGCCGTTCGAGAAGGCCGTCGAGATCGCGGTGAAGTACGCGGACGCGATCGAGGCGAAGGCCTGGGGCATCGGCCCCGGCCCCTCCGCGGGCCTGCGCATGCAGCACCAGCTCTTCGACAAACTCGTCTACTCCAAGGTGCGGGCCGCCATGGGCGGCCGGATCCGCAACGCCATGTCCGGCGGGTCGGCCATGGACCGGCGCCTCGGACTGTTCTTCGCGGGCGCGGGCGTCCAGATCTACGAGGGCTACGGCCTCACCGAGTCGACGGCCGCCGCGACCGCCAACCCGCCCGACCGCACCCGCTACGGCACGGTCGGCCAGGCCATCCCCGGTGTCACCGTGCACATCGCGGACGACGGCGAGATCTGGCTCAACGGCCCCAACGTCTTCCAGGGCTACCTCAACAACCAGAAGGCCACCGACGAGACCCTGCACGACGGCTGGCTCGCCACCGGTGACCTGGGCTCCCTCGACGAGGACGGCTATCTCACCATCACCGGGCGCAAGAAGGAGATCCTGGTGACCTCCGGCGGCAAGAGCGTCGCGCCCGGGCTCCTTGAGGAGCGGGTGCGGGACCATCCGCTGGTCTCGCAGTGCATCGTCGTCGGCAACGACCGCCCCTACATCGCCGCGCTGGTCACCCTCGACCACGAGGCGGTCGAGCACTGGCTCACCATGCGCGGCAAGCCGCAGATGACCCCGGCGCAGCTGGTGCGGGACGCCGACCTGGAGACCGAGGTGCGGCGCGCGGTCGTCGCCGCGAACACCCTGGTCTCGCAGGCCGAGTCGATCCGCACCTTCCGGATACTGGCCCAGCCGTTCACCGAGGAACACGGTCTGCTGACCCCGTCCCTGAAGCTGAAGCGCAAGGCCATCGAGAACACGTACGCGAACGAGGTCGAGGCGCTGTACCGGGCCTGA
- a CDS encoding SDR family oxidoreductase produces MNDNSHVALITGGGSGIGAAVARQLLSAGGRVAVTGRSEQRLYDFAAQLGNPEGLLTIPGSAAEYSEVQAAVETTLKQFGRLDAVVANAGVATHDSVAEGDPTGWTEMVLTNVLGPALLIRASVDALKQTHGRIVLIGSVAGFVHTPGNIYGATKWAMTGLAENTRREVTEFGIGVTLVAPGRVETPFWDGNGSLPPGHLLTADQIADTILWAIRQPAGVDINTVVVRPIGQPN; encoded by the coding sequence ATGAACGACAACTCTCACGTCGCGCTCATAACCGGCGGCGGCAGCGGGATCGGCGCTGCCGTCGCCCGTCAACTCCTCAGCGCCGGGGGCCGGGTGGCCGTCACCGGCCGCAGCGAGCAGCGCCTGTATGATTTCGCCGCCCAACTGGGTAACCCCGAGGGCCTGTTGACGATCCCCGGGAGTGCCGCCGAGTACTCCGAGGTACAGGCTGCCGTCGAGACGACGCTCAAACAGTTCGGGCGGCTCGACGCGGTCGTCGCCAACGCCGGTGTGGCCACGCACGATTCGGTCGCCGAGGGTGACCCGACCGGGTGGACCGAGATGGTGCTGACCAACGTTCTCGGTCCGGCCCTGCTGATCCGGGCGTCCGTCGATGCGTTGAAGCAGACGCACGGCCGGATCGTGCTGATCGGCAGCGTCGCCGGGTTCGTGCACACTCCCGGCAACATCTACGGCGCGACCAAGTGGGCGATGACCGGTCTCGCCGAGAACACCCGGCGCGAGGTCACGGAGTTCGGCATCGGCGTGACGCTGGTCGCCCCGGGCCGGGTGGAGACCCCGTTCTGGGACGGCAACGGCAGCCTGCCGCCCGGCCATCTCCTCACCGCCGACCAGATCGCCGACACGATCCTCTGGGCGATCCGCCAGCCAGCCGGCGTCGACATCAACACCGTCGTCGTACGACCGATCGGGCAGCCCAACTGA
- a CDS encoding aldo/keto reductase, which yields MSSKVPPIILNNGVEMPQLGFGVWQVPDDEAERAVATALEAGYRSIDTAAIYGNEEGTGKAIAASGVPREDLFVTTKLWNADQGYDATLRAFDVSLEKLGLEYLDLYLIHWPTPARDKYLDSYKAFEKLYADGRVRAIGVSNFEPDHLARLIEGTSVIPAVDQIELHPQFQQRAGREYQAEQGIATEAWSPLGSGKGLLEVPAIVAIAQKHGRTPAQVVLRWHIQLGNVVIPKSVTPSRIKENIEVFDFSLDTEDLAAISALNEDRRLGPDPSTFNAA from the coding sequence GTGAGCAGCAAGGTCCCCCCGATCATCCTCAACAACGGTGTCGAGATGCCCCAGCTGGGCTTCGGCGTCTGGCAGGTGCCGGACGACGAGGCGGAGCGGGCGGTGGCCACGGCGCTGGAGGCCGGGTACCGCAGCATCGACACCGCTGCGATCTACGGCAACGAAGAGGGCACCGGAAAGGCCATCGCCGCGTCCGGCGTCCCGCGCGAGGACCTCTTCGTCACCACCAAGCTCTGGAACGCCGACCAGGGGTACGACGCCACCCTGCGCGCGTTCGACGTGTCGCTGGAGAAGCTCGGCCTGGAGTACCTGGATCTGTATCTGATCCACTGGCCGACCCCGGCCCGGGACAAGTACCTCGACAGCTACAAGGCGTTCGAGAAGCTGTACGCGGACGGCCGCGTGCGGGCCATCGGCGTCTCCAACTTCGAACCCGACCACCTGGCCCGGCTGATCGAGGGCACCTCGGTCATTCCGGCGGTCGACCAGATCGAACTGCACCCGCAGTTCCAGCAGCGCGCCGGGCGCGAGTACCAGGCGGAGCAGGGCATCGCGACCGAAGCGTGGTCGCCGCTCGGTTCGGGCAAGGGCCTCCTGGAGGTCCCGGCGATCGTCGCCATCGCCCAGAAGCACGGGCGCACCCCGGCCCAGGTCGTGCTGCGCTGGCACATCCAGCTCGGCAACGTGGTGATCCCCAAGTCCGTGACGCCGTCGCGGATCAAGGAGAACATCGAGGTCTTCGACTTCAGCCTGGACACCGAGGACCTCGCGGCCATCAGCGCGCTGAACGAGGACCGGCGGCTGGGTCCCGACCCGTCGACGTTCAACGCGGCCTGA
- a CDS encoding MFS transporter: MRTWGPLTAVCLGTFMLLLDVTIVVVALPDVARSLHASLSDLQWVVDGYALALAALLLGVGAAADILGRRRVHVVGVVLFAVASLLCGLAGGPGALVAARAVQGVGAAAMLATTLPLLGSVYQGRQRSVALGVWGAVSGGAAAVGPVLGGVLTEGPGWRWIFFVNLPVSVVAVWLTLRVVPESKGPRGMRIDWLGTVTFAGFAGGVTYAVVRAGEDGWGASVTLGSFAVAVLALVCFVLVERRVAHPLLDLSLLRKPAFVGVMAGALAFNGVAFGGMPYLSIWLQTLLGMSPVRGGLTLLPLTGAAVVVSVLAGKLLHGVPARLTIGGGLLLIGTGCFCQAVLGAGSDWTTLVPGLVLVGVGTGLVAPGIAGAALAAVPAERAGMAGGAVNTVRQLGYALGVAVSGTVLTSRMRDTLPHDAAHTLAGGGAGALRGTFSEHALRAAFATGLDSALVTAGFVGTAAGALVLALVRAGRAERTGGTAGTAAGVPGTAARTSAGEDTASPR; the protein is encoded by the coding sequence ATGCGTACATGGGGGCCGCTCACGGCGGTGTGCCTGGGCACGTTCATGTTGTTGCTGGACGTGACGATCGTGGTCGTCGCGCTGCCGGACGTGGCGCGGTCGTTGCACGCGTCGTTGAGTGATCTGCAGTGGGTGGTCGACGGGTACGCGCTGGCATTGGCCGCGCTGTTGTTGGGAGTTGGGGCCGCCGCCGACATTCTGGGGCGGCGGCGGGTGCATGTGGTGGGGGTCGTGCTGTTCGCGGTGGCGTCGTTGTTGTGCGGTCTCGCGGGCGGGCCCGGTGCGCTCGTGGCCGCGCGGGCCGTTCAGGGGGTGGGGGCGGCCGCGATGCTGGCGACGACGTTGCCGTTGCTCGGCTCCGTCTACCAGGGGCGGCAGCGGTCGGTGGCGCTCGGGGTGTGGGGTGCGGTCAGCGGTGGGGCCGCGGCGGTCGGGCCGGTGCTGGGCGGGGTGCTCACCGAAGGGCCGGGGTGGCGGTGGATCTTCTTCGTGAACCTGCCGGTGAGCGTGGTCGCGGTGTGGCTGACGCTGCGGGTGGTGCCGGAGTCGAAGGGGCCGCGCGGGATGCGGATCGACTGGCTCGGCACGGTCACGTTCGCGGGGTTCGCGGGCGGAGTGACGTATGCCGTGGTGCGGGCCGGTGAGGACGGCTGGGGTGCGTCGGTGACGCTCGGGTCGTTCGCGGTCGCGGTCCTCGCGCTGGTCTGCTTCGTGCTGGTGGAGCGGCGGGTGGCCCATCCGCTGCTCGATCTGTCGCTGCTGCGCAAGCCCGCCTTCGTGGGGGTGATGGCGGGGGCGCTCGCCTTCAACGGGGTGGCGTTCGGCGGGATGCCGTATCTGTCGATCTGGTTACAGACGCTGCTGGGGATGAGCCCGGTGCGCGGCGGGCTGACGCTGCTGCCGCTGACGGGTGCGGCGGTCGTGGTGTCGGTCCTCGCCGGGAAGCTGCTGCACGGGGTACCGGCCCGGCTGACCATCGGCGGCGGGCTGCTGCTGATCGGCACGGGCTGCTTCTGCCAGGCCGTCCTCGGCGCCGGTTCGGACTGGACGACGCTGGTGCCGGGGCTCGTCCTGGTGGGCGTCGGCACGGGTCTGGTGGCGCCGGGGATCGCGGGGGCGGCTCTCGCGGCGGTGCCGGCCGAGCGCGCGGGCATGGCGGGCGGCGCCGTGAATACCGTACGCCAGTTGGGGTATGCACTCGGCGTCGCTGTGTCGGGGACCGTACTCACCTCGCGGATGCGGGACACGCTCCCGCACGACGCGGCGCACACGCTGGCGGGCGGCGGGGCCGGGGCACTGCGCGGGACGTTCTCCGAACACGCGCTGCGGGCCGCGTTCGCGACGGGGCTCGACTCGGCGCTCGTGACGGCCGGCTTCGTCGGGACGGCGGCGGGCGCGCTGGTGCTCGCCCTGGTCAGGGCGGGTCGCGCGGAGCGGACCGGCGGGACCGCGGGCACGGCGGCGGGAGTGCCGGGGACCGCCGCGCGGACGTCGGCCGGGGAGGACACGGCGTCGCCCCGGTGA
- a CDS encoding LysR substrate-binding domain-containing protein, with amino-acid sequence MYDLSHLRTFLAVSQTLSFTQAARRLGLRQSTVSQHVRRLEDATGRQLFTRDTHSVELTEDGEAMLGFARRILEVQEQASAFFTGTRLRGRLRFGASEDFVLTRLPEILEGFRYDHPEVDLELTVELSGTLHEQLAAGKLDLVLAKRRAEDPRGELVWHDKLVWIGAERLRLDADRPVPLIVYPPPGITRALALEALERQGRAWRIACTSGSLNGLIAAARAGLGVMAHSRGLVPPGLVRMPERAGLPELGEVDFVLVHGRRRMSAQGAADALAAAILAGGDRLHRRGP; translated from the coding sequence ATGTACGACCTCTCCCACCTGCGGACCTTCCTCGCGGTGTCCCAGACCCTGAGCTTCACGCAGGCCGCCCGTCGGCTCGGGCTGCGCCAGTCCACGGTGAGCCAGCACGTGCGGCGGCTGGAGGACGCGACGGGACGGCAGCTGTTCACCCGGGACACGCACTCCGTGGAGCTGACGGAGGACGGCGAGGCGATGCTCGGCTTCGCCCGCCGCATCCTGGAGGTGCAGGAACAGGCGTCGGCGTTCTTCACCGGCACGCGGTTGCGCGGCCGCCTGCGTTTCGGCGCGTCCGAGGACTTCGTCCTCACCCGGCTGCCCGAGATCCTGGAGGGCTTCCGCTACGACCATCCCGAGGTGGACCTGGAGCTGACGGTCGAGCTGTCCGGCACGCTGCACGAACAACTGGCCGCAGGGAAGCTGGACCTGGTGCTCGCCAAGCGCCGCGCCGAGGATCCGCGGGGCGAACTGGTCTGGCACGACAAGCTCGTGTGGATCGGCGCGGAGCGGCTCCGCCTGGACGCGGATCGGCCGGTGCCGCTGATCGTCTATCCGCCGCCGGGCATCACGCGGGCGCTCGCGCTGGAGGCGCTGGAGCGGCAGGGGCGGGCGTGGCGCATCGCCTGCACGAGCGGGAGCCTGAACGGGCTGATCGCCGCGGCCCGGGCGGGGCTGGGGGTGATGGCCCATTCGCGGGGGCTGGTGCCGCCGGGGTTGGTGCGGATGCCGGAACGGGCGGGGTTGCCGGAGCTGGGCGAGGTCGATTTCGTGCTGGTGCACGGGCGGCGGCGGATGTCGGCCCAGGGGGCGGCGGATGCGTTGGCCGCGGCGATTCTGGCGGGTGGGGATCGATTGCACCGGCGCGGTCCATAG
- a CDS encoding class I SAM-dependent methyltransferase, with amino-acid sequence MAHEHDHEHKHVHRQGEEHDHKPGKDRHHHDHTDLDWAVMGPLLETQAELFSPLYERAMAWLAKERTDPGLIVDVGSGPGVVACLFAETFPGARVVAVDGSEPLLERARARADRQGFGDRFSTLTGELPEVLGQLEYPADLLWASRSLHHLGDQRAGLAAFAERLAPGGTLAIMEGGLPSRFLPRDFGIGRPGLEARIDAIEAEWFAQMRADLPGAVTETEDWPALLASVGLKHTGSRSFLLDLPAPAPDRVRAYVATWLTRVRDTYGEAMDAEDRVALGRLVDPEDPASVHQRADVFVLAAHTVHRAVRTD; translated from the coding sequence ATGGCGCACGAGCACGATCATGAGCACAAGCACGTCCACAGGCAGGGCGAGGAGCACGACCACAAGCCCGGCAAGGATCGTCATCACCACGACCACACCGACCTCGACTGGGCCGTCATGGGCCCCCTGCTGGAGACCCAGGCGGAGCTGTTCTCGCCTTTGTACGAGCGGGCGATGGCGTGGCTCGCGAAGGAGCGGACCGATCCGGGGCTGATCGTCGACGTGGGCAGTGGGCCCGGTGTGGTCGCGTGTCTGTTCGCGGAGACGTTTCCGGGGGCCCGGGTCGTCGCGGTGGACGGTTCCGAGCCGCTCCTGGAACGGGCCCGTGCCCGTGCCGACCGGCAGGGCTTCGGCGATCGTTTCAGCACGCTGACCGGTGAACTGCCCGAGGTCCTGGGGCAGTTGGAGTACCCGGCCGACCTCCTTTGGGCCAGCCGCAGTCTGCATCACCTCGGTGACCAGCGGGCCGGTCTCGCCGCGTTCGCGGAGCGGCTCGCGCCCGGCGGCACCCTCGCGATCATGGAGGGTGGCCTGCCCTCGCGGTTCCTGCCCCGCGACTTCGGTATCGGCCGCCCGGGACTGGAGGCGCGGATCGACGCGATCGAGGCCGAGTGGTTCGCGCAGATGCGTGCCGACCTTCCGGGCGCCGTCACCGAGACCGAGGACTGGCCCGCCCTCCTGGCCTCGGTCGGCCTGAAGCACACCGGCAGCCGCAGCTTCCTCCTCGATCTGCCCGCCCCGGCCCCGGATCGCGTCCGCGCCTACGTCGCGACCTGGCTGACCCGGGTGCGTGACACCTACGGCGAGGCGATGGACGCCGAGGACCGGGTCGCCCTCGGCCGGCTCGTCGACCCGGAGGACCCGGCGAGCGTGCATCAGCGCGCCGACGTGTTCGTGCTCGCCGCGCACACGGTGCACAGGGCGGTGCGGACCGACTGA
- a CDS encoding glycoside hydrolase family 75 protein gives MRMRTLTLAAASAAALLAAGVLPASASGATPKSAQEGSVSAADLLSKVTSCSQISSGKYRTDDETSATIPVCGKNGAVFWKADMDIDCDGQRTTKCNENADPWYQDDTAFHQSNGQPLKADSLPYIVVPSSSSIWKYSSYGIKGGGVVAVVYNNKVEYAVVGDTGPTNIIGEASYATASALGIDPDPATGGADSGVTYILFKNSTVSPIESHSAAVSLGDQLAKQFLASN, from the coding sequence GTGCGCATGCGAACACTGACCCTCGCCGCGGCCTCGGCTGCCGCCCTGCTCGCCGCCGGAGTGCTCCCCGCGAGCGCCTCCGGCGCCACCCCCAAGTCGGCTCAAGAGGGCTCGGTCAGCGCGGCCGACCTGCTCTCCAAGGTGACGTCCTGCTCGCAGATATCGAGCGGCAAGTACCGCACGGACGACGAGACTTCGGCCACCATCCCGGTCTGCGGCAAGAACGGCGCCGTGTTCTGGAAGGCCGACATGGACATCGACTGCGACGGCCAGCGCACCACGAAGTGCAACGAGAACGCCGACCCCTGGTACCAGGACGACACGGCGTTCCACCAGTCCAACGGCCAGCCTCTGAAGGCGGATTCACTGCCGTACATCGTGGTGCCCAGCTCCAGCAGCATCTGGAAGTACTCCAGCTACGGCATCAAGGGCGGCGGCGTGGTCGCCGTCGTCTACAACAACAAGGTCGAGTACGCGGTCGTCGGCGACACCGGCCCCACCAACATCATCGGCGAGGCCTCGTACGCCACGGCCAGCGCCCTCGGCATCGACCCCGACCCGGCGACCGGCGGCGCCGACTCCGGCGTGACGTACATCCTGTTCAAGAACTCGACGGTCTCCCCCATCGAGAGCCACAGCGCGGCGGTCTCCCTGGGCGACCAGCTGGCGAAGCAGTTCCTGGCGAGCAACTGA